The following proteins come from a genomic window of Alkalibacter saccharofermentans DSM 14828:
- a CDS encoding slipin family protein encodes MFFLNETVLTVAGVMIVLLFILSMSIKIVLEYERGVLFRLGRLVGVRGPGLILIIPFIDKITRISLRTIVIDVPPQEVITRDNVTCTVNAVLYYRAVAPDKAVVNVERYHDATSQYAQTTLRSVVGQADLDELLSQREKLNKIIQQIVDEATDPWGIKVTAVEIKDVTLPNEMQRAIAKQAEAERNRRAVVIQAEGEKQAAVRLAEATEILSGQEGAMTLRMLRSLSEAADSKSTTILFPLPVELRALLPDPAKIKVKTDAGRRKREEIRRQEKLMEENKIEVDEKLKGEETNEES; translated from the coding sequence ATGTTTTTCTTGAATGAAACCGTATTGACGGTTGCTGGCGTAATGATAGTATTGCTGTTTATACTTAGCATGTCTATAAAGATCGTGCTTGAATACGAAAGGGGAGTGCTATTCAGGCTTGGAAGATTGGTAGGGGTTAGGGGTCCTGGGTTGATATTAATAATTCCATTTATAGATAAGATAACCAGGATTTCTCTTAGGACAATAGTAATCGATGTCCCCCCTCAGGAAGTAATAACCAGGGATAACGTTACTTGCACAGTAAATGCGGTATTGTACTACAGAGCTGTAGCACCGGACAAGGCAGTTGTAAATGTGGAAAGATACCATGACGCGACGAGCCAGTATGCCCAGACAACGCTTAGAAGCGTAGTTGGACAGGCGGACCTTGATGAATTGTTGTCCCAGAGGGAAAAACTCAACAAGATCATACAGCAGATAGTTGATGAAGCTACAGATCCGTGGGGAATAAAGGTTACAGCAGTGGAGATAAAGGATGTAACCCTCCCCAATGAAATGCAAAGGGCGATTGCGAAACAAGCTGAGGCAGAACGTAACAGAAGAGCCGTAGTCATTCAGGCTGAAGGTGAAAAACAGGCTGCGGTAAGACTGGCCGAAGCAACTGAGATTTTATCCGGACAGGAAGGCGCGATGACCTTAAGGATGCTGAGGTCTCTGTCAGAAGCAGCAGATTCCAAATCCACTACGATACTGTTCCCGCTGCCCGTTGAGCTTAGAGCACTGCTTCCAGACCCTGCAAAGATAAAAGTTAAGACTGATGCAGGAAGACGGAAAAGGGAAGAGATAAGAAGGCAGGAAAAGCTTATGGAAGAAAATAAAATTGAAGTTGATGAGAAGTTAAAAGGCGAAGAGACAAATGAAGAAAGCTGA
- a CDS encoding NfeD family protein codes for MDFSRISLRVLTVALIALVFSGALAGSYKAQSDNLVMTISIEGTITAGTANQVTRGIETAHNRNAEALLILMDTPGGLVDATLNIVQSILNSPVPVVVYVYPQGAIAASAGTFILVSSNVAAMSPGTTIGAAMPVTISPGEGGSTAADDKTINFLAGHIKSIARDRERPADIAEKFVTENLTLDSAEALDVGIVDFISGTLPGLLEDIDGFETVAGGENIVLQTAGAEIENIEMSLIDRITSLISDPQVSFLLILLGIYGLIIGFGAPETFFPEVLGAISLVLGLYGLGTFEVNVFAALLIILGIVLFVAEAFTPTFGVLAIGGIISMVLGIMFLPVEPLMPVEWISRFRFFGIGIGIASAGVMVVILRGIIKLKRSKVVMGNEEFNAQSALVVKELNPVGMIKVKGEIWQAVSKSGEKIPEGSEVVISGREGMKILVERIDDKTEIEEGD; via the coding sequence GTGGATTTTTCCAGAATCAGCCTAAGGGTCTTGACGGTTGCTTTAATCGCTTTGGTTTTTTCAGGAGCTTTGGCTGGAAGCTATAAAGCTCAAAGCGATAACTTGGTAATGACTATAAGTATTGAAGGAACGATAACGGCTGGAACGGCTAATCAGGTCACAAGAGGGATTGAAACTGCCCATAATAGAAATGCCGAAGCGCTATTGATTTTAATGGATACGCCAGGGGGTCTGGTGGATGCCACGCTTAATATCGTCCAATCCATTTTAAACTCCCCTGTGCCGGTAGTCGTTTACGTCTATCCACAAGGAGCAATTGCAGCTTCAGCGGGAACATTCATACTGGTAAGCTCCAATGTGGCAGCAATGTCGCCGGGAACAACGATTGGAGCGGCAATGCCTGTGACCATTTCTCCCGGGGAAGGGGGCAGCACGGCGGCGGACGATAAAACGATTAATTTCTTGGCTGGACATATCAAGAGCATAGCCAGAGACAGAGAGAGACCTGCTGATATTGCAGAGAAATTCGTAACGGAAAATCTGACATTGGATTCTGCAGAAGCCTTGGATGTTGGTATTGTAGATTTTATAAGTGGGACTTTGCCGGGACTTTTAGAGGATATCGATGGATTTGAGACTGTTGCCGGAGGAGAAAATATAGTTCTACAGACGGCAGGAGCTGAAATTGAGAATATCGAGATGAGCCTGATTGACAGGATAACAAGCCTAATAAGCGATCCACAGGTTTCCTTCCTGCTTATACTGCTGGGCATTTACGGATTGATTATAGGATTTGGAGCACCAGAGACTTTTTTCCCTGAGGTTTTAGGAGCCATAAGCCTTGTTTTAGGGTTATATGGTCTAGGGACATTTGAAGTAAATGTTTTTGCGGCACTATTAATAATCTTGGGGATAGTATTGTTTGTGGCGGAGGCTTTTACTCCCACATTCGGGGTACTAGCCATAGGAGGGATAATCAGCATGGTCCTAGGAATAATGTTCCTGCCTGTAGAACCGTTGATGCCTGTGGAGTGGATATCCAGATTCAGATTCTTTGGCATAGGCATCGGGATAGCAAGTGCGGGAGTGATGGTCGTAATACTGAGAGGCATAATTAAACTTAAAAGATCCAAGGTAGTAATGGGGAATGAAGAGTTCAATGCCCAGTCTGCATTGGTAGTAAAAGAACTTAATCCTGTGGGAATGATAAAAGTCAAAGGTGAAATATGGCAGGCGGTGAGCAAAAGCGGAGAAAAGATTCCCGAAGGATCAGAAGTCGTGATATCAGGTCGCGAGGGCATGAAGATACTCGTTGAAAGAATTGATGATAAAACTGAGATCGAGGAGGGTGATTAG
- a CDS encoding Fur family transcriptional regulator → METYYDILVDELKNKNLRLSAHRLKILQYLCENLNHPTADQIYVHLQQDVPTLSKTTIYNTLHVLHQAGLVRVVNIEDNETRYDIIIESHGHFKCEKCGSIFNFKVDFDVLKTKDLSGFKVKDKDVYFKGVCKKCLLNIESEN, encoded by the coding sequence TTGGAAACATATTATGATATATTAGTAGATGAACTAAAGAATAAAAACCTGCGTCTTTCTGCTCACAGACTAAAAATACTCCAGTACCTGTGTGAAAACCTCAATCATCCTACTGCAGATCAAATTTACGTGCATCTTCAACAGGATGTACCCACGCTTTCCAAGACTACAATTTACAACACGCTCCATGTACTCCATCAGGCGGGACTGGTTAGGGTGGTAAATATTGAAGATAACGAAACCAGGTACGACATAATCATCGAGAGCCATGGACATTTCAAATGTGAAAAATGTGGATCGATATTTAATTTTAAGGTGGATTTCGATGTCTTAAAAACAAAAGATTTATCTGGGTTCAAAGTTAAAGACAAAGATGTTTATTTCAAAGGTGTTTGTAAGAAGTGCCTTTTAAATATTGAAAGTGAAAATTGA
- a CDS encoding DUF6465 family protein: MKESVFLQIAGNEVDICDFSKEAKNVWKSEGNKVKDIKKIELYVKPEENKCYYVINKTFKGFIDITG; the protein is encoded by the coding sequence ATGAAAGAAAGTGTTTTTTTACAGATTGCCGGCAACGAAGTAGACATTTGCGATTTTTCAAAAGAAGCTAAAAACGTATGGAAATCAGAAGGAAACAAAGTCAAGGACATCAAAAAGATCGAGCTCTACGTAAAACCGGAAGAAAACAAGTGCTACTATGTTATCAACAAGACCTTTAAAGGTTTCATAGATATAACAGGCTAG
- a CDS encoding uroporphyrinogen decarboxylase family protein, with protein sequence MLTKRQNLIETIRGGNPDRFVNQYEFMNLIMEAPLGTMAGPGQTIKNEWGITFSWPEGQIGGFPVHDDEHLVLKDITEWRKYVKAPTVQSSDEAWVGAIEHANSVDRNEEFVTGFIAPGLFEMTHHLMSMEEALIALYEEPEAMHELIDYIMEYELEYAKVMIDKIKPDCIFHHDDWGSQKSSFISPEMFKEFYLPRYKKIYGFYKENGVELIVHHSDSYAANLVPFMVEMGVDIWQGVMTTNDTPELIKKYGGKISFMGDVDSGVVDFPGWTREILEREIERACKNCGKHYFIPNLTQGLNFSSFPGVYDTATEIIDELSKKMF encoded by the coding sequence ATGTTAACAAAAAGACAAAACTTGATTGAGACAATCAGAGGAGGCAATCCTGACAGATTCGTTAATCAATATGAATTCATGAACTTAATTATGGAGGCTCCCCTGGGGACCATGGCAGGCCCGGGACAAACTATAAAAAACGAATGGGGAATAACATTCAGCTGGCCTGAAGGGCAGATAGGAGGATTTCCTGTACACGACGATGAACATCTGGTATTAAAAGATATAACTGAATGGAGAAAATACGTTAAGGCACCGACAGTTCAATCATCAGACGAGGCATGGGTTGGGGCAATAGAGCATGCAAATTCAGTAGACAGAAATGAAGAGTTCGTAACTGGTTTTATAGCGCCCGGTCTCTTTGAAATGACCCATCACCTGATGAGCATGGAAGAAGCATTGATAGCTTTATATGAAGAGCCGGAAGCCATGCACGAACTGATAGATTACATCATGGAATACGAGCTTGAATACGCGAAGGTCATGATAGATAAAATCAAGCCTGACTGCATATTTCATCATGATGACTGGGGAAGCCAAAAGTCATCTTTCATATCCCCTGAAATGTTTAAAGAGTTTTATCTTCCAAGGTACAAAAAAATATATGGGTTCTATAAAGAAAACGGCGTAGAGCTGATTGTTCATCACAGCGACTCTTATGCAGCCAATCTTGTCCCATTCATGGTAGAGATGGGCGTTGATATATGGCAAGGGGTCATGACGACCAACGATACTCCTGAGCTTATAAAAAAATATGGAGGTAAGATAAGCTTCATGGGCGATGTGGACAGCGGAGTCGTTGATTTTCCCGGCTGGACTCGTGAGATACTAGAGCGTGAGATTGAGAGAGCATGCAAGAACTGCGGGAAACATTATTTCATTCCAAATTTGACCCAGGGGCTTAATTTTAGCTCTTTTCCTGGGGTATACGACACCGCTACTGAGATTATCGATGAGCTGAGTAAAAAGATGTTTTAA
- a CDS encoding glutamate synthase-related protein, translating into MKKSRIETVPSGPYVIDELGNITEGNGNKVNADGHAKGLCRCGKSKTKPFCDGTHGKIKVDDKKSNDRVPRRDDDYIGKEITIHDDRGICSHAGYCTDGLPKVFRMGIEPWIDPNGELVDKIIETIRKCPSGALSYSIDGVKYDSYYDDEEIVVTKDGPYEIRGSIELVDADEPATKDHYTLCRCGHSKNKPFCNGQHWYENFEDDGKIKEEDPVDCTYNAQNEKYKAIKQLAETGKSEISSMRTLKTFPGFEEVVFKGCQLDKMPLDDDSKVSLKTVIGKTAKKPLEISLPFYVSHMSFGALSKEAKIALAKGSSIVDTAMCSGEGGMLEDSRKAAKNYIYEVGTAEFTYDEDSIKKADAVEIKIGQGVKPGLGGYLPAGKVTPEIASIRKLKQGEESYAPGRLFCMEGIEDLKELVSKIKSITGGVPVGIKIAACHVEKDIGLALSAQPDFITIDCRGGATGASPTFLKDNVGVPPVFAIRKARKYLDEMKSEVTLCATGGFRDGADIAKGLALGADAIALATASLIAIGCIQSRICHTGKCPVGITTQDDGLRKLFNEKKSVASFVNYYKATADELKVFARTNGVDDIHKLNVSDLVTLSNEISIHTDIEHI; encoded by the coding sequence ATGAAAAAATCAAGAATCGAAACCGTGCCTAGTGGACCATATGTTATCGACGAGCTAGGAAACATAACCGAAGGAAATGGCAATAAAGTAAATGCAGATGGGCATGCAAAAGGACTATGCAGATGCGGAAAATCCAAGACTAAACCCTTTTGTGACGGAACACACGGTAAGATAAAAGTGGATGACAAAAAAAGTAATGATAGAGTTCCTAGAAGAGACGATGACTATATTGGAAAAGAGATAACGATACACGATGACAGGGGCATATGCTCCCATGCAGGTTACTGCACAGACGGGCTTCCCAAAGTATTCAGAATGGGAATAGAGCCTTGGATAGACCCAAATGGAGAGCTTGTGGATAAAATAATCGAGACTATAAGGAAATGTCCGTCAGGGGCACTTAGCTATTCGATTGATGGAGTAAAATACGATTCTTATTATGATGATGAAGAAATAGTGGTGACAAAGGATGGACCTTATGAAATAAGAGGCTCGATAGAGCTGGTAGATGCCGATGAGCCTGCAACAAAAGACCACTACACCCTTTGCAGATGCGGACATTCCAAGAACAAGCCATTTTGCAACGGACAGCATTGGTATGAAAATTTTGAAGATGACGGAAAGATAAAGGAAGAAGATCCAGTCGATTGTACATATAATGCACAAAACGAGAAATATAAAGCTATAAAACAATTAGCTGAAACCGGCAAGAGTGAAATATCTTCCATGCGAACGCTAAAGACGTTCCCCGGATTTGAAGAAGTTGTGTTTAAGGGGTGTCAGCTAGATAAAATGCCCCTTGATGACGATTCCAAGGTGAGTTTAAAGACCGTTATAGGTAAAACAGCAAAAAAACCTTTAGAAATATCGCTGCCTTTTTACGTGTCGCACATGTCATTTGGTGCTTTGTCAAAGGAAGCTAAGATTGCGCTTGCAAAAGGGTCGTCAATTGTAGATACAGCTATGTGCTCAGGTGAAGGAGGAATGCTTGAGGATTCCCGTAAAGCTGCCAAAAACTACATATACGAAGTAGGAACCGCAGAGTTCACTTATGATGAAGACTCGATTAAAAAAGCAGATGCAGTGGAAATAAAAATAGGGCAAGGAGTAAAGCCGGGATTGGGCGGCTATCTGCCTGCTGGTAAAGTAACTCCTGAGATAGCGTCAATTAGAAAGCTCAAACAAGGTGAAGAATCCTATGCTCCTGGCAGGTTGTTTTGCATGGAGGGTATAGAGGACCTAAAAGAGCTCGTATCTAAAATAAAATCCATTACCGGAGGAGTTCCTGTAGGAATAAAAATCGCGGCTTGTCATGTAGAAAAGGATATCGGGCTTGCTTTAAGTGCACAACCAGACTTTATAACCATCGACTGTAGAGGCGGAGCAACCGGCGCATCGCCAACTTTCCTAAAAGACAATGTAGGAGTGCCACCGGTATTTGCTATAAGAAAGGCAAGAAAGTATTTGGACGAGATGAAAAGCGAGGTAACCCTATGTGCAACGGGAGGCTTTAGAGACGGTGCCGACATTGCAAAAGGTTTGGCTCTTGGAGCCGATGCAATAGCTTTGGCTACGGCATCTTTGATAGCTATAGGGTGCATTCAATCTAGGATATGTCATACAGGAAAATGTCCGGTGGGCATTACCACCCAGGATGACGGGCTTAGAAAATTATTCAATGAAAAAAAATCAGTAGCATCATTTGTAAATTATTATAAAGCCACAGCAGACGAGTTGAAAGTATTTGCAAGAACAAACGGCGTTGACGATATTCATAAGCTGAATGTCTCTGATTTAGTAACTTTAAGTAATGAAATATCAATTCACACGGATATTGAGCATATATAA
- a CDS encoding corrinoid protein, with translation MAKIDEVKAKVEEGKTKLVPGLVQEALDEGSAAEDILQAMVEGMEVVGEKFSTGEIFVPEMLIAAKAMAKGVDVLKPHMASDGATSLGTCIIGTVEGDLHDIGKNLVAMMVESAGFKMIDLGVDVTATKFVKAARENDNVKLVACSGLLTTTMPALKETVKQVKDSGLNVKVLVGGAPVTPEYAQQIGADGYAPDAGSAAVKAKELARG, from the coding sequence ATGGCAAAAATCGATGAAGTTAAAGCAAAAGTAGAAGAGGGAAAGACAAAATTAGTACCGGGTTTGGTTCAGGAAGCTTTGGATGAAGGCAGCGCTGCAGAGGATATCCTGCAGGCTATGGTAGAAGGAATGGAAGTTGTAGGAGAGAAGTTTTCTACAGGAGAAATTTTCGTTCCCGAGATGCTTATTGCGGCAAAAGCAATGGCCAAAGGCGTGGATGTGCTGAAGCCACATATGGCTAGCGACGGAGCAACATCCCTTGGAACTTGCATAATAGGAACAGTAGAAGGAGACCTGCACGATATAGGAAAGAATCTTGTTGCAATGATGGTAGAAAGCGCAGGATTTAAAATGATAGACTTGGGCGTTGATGTGACTGCCACAAAATTTGTTAAAGCAGCTAGAGAAAATGACAATGTTAAGCTTGTTGCTTGTTCCGGACTTTTAACCACGACCATGCCAGCCCTTAAGGAAACAGTAAAGCAAGTTAAGGACAGTGGTCTGAATGTAAAGGTTTTGGTGGGTGGCGCGCCTGTAACCCCTGAATATGCACAGCAGATAGGTGCAGACGGATATGCGCCTGATGCTGGGAGCGCGGCTGTTAAAGCAAAAGAGCTTGCAAGAGGATAA
- a CDS encoding DUF2284 domain-containing protein gives MTNILDVIPRHVAHHHKIPISSIKLSEEVRNMCEQNRCGHYGKNWVCPPAIDDLDKIKKDFSSYDKFIVLYEVYELKNQYDWKGMVDSAIDFQHKLLDVKNQISKETRFKILGVGACALCKKCTYIDGEPCRRPDDKIISLEAHGIDVISLMKDNGLKYNNGPNTVTYIGGIMY, from the coding sequence ATGACAAACATACTTGATGTAATACCCCGGCACGTCGCTCATCATCACAAAATCCCTATAAGCTCGATTAAACTGAGCGAGGAAGTGCGGAACATGTGCGAACAGAACCGGTGCGGACATTATGGCAAAAACTGGGTTTGTCCTCCGGCCATAGATGACTTGGATAAGATTAAGAAAGATTTTTCATCTTACGATAAGTTTATTGTTTTATACGAAGTATACGAACTTAAAAACCAATATGACTGGAAAGGCATGGTCGATTCTGCTATAGACTTTCAGCACAAGCTGCTGGATGTGAAAAATCAAATAAGCAAGGAAACAAGGTTCAAAATTCTCGGGGTGGGGGCTTGCGCCTTATGCAAAAAATGCACCTATATCGATGGAGAGCCATGCCGTCGACCAGATGATAAAATAATATCCTTGGAAGCTCACGGAATCGACGTGATATCCTTGATGAAAGACAATGGCTTGAAGTATAATAATGGACCAAATACAGTCACTTACATCGGCGGCATCATGTATTGA
- a CDS encoding methyltetrahydrofolate cobalamin methyltransferase has protein sequence MIIIGEKINGSIPSVAKAIAERDEEFIKNLARIQSDAKANYIDVCASVDDDIELETMKWLIDQVQEVTNTPIAVDSPNAKICAEAINFCNKPGLVNSVSLEGSKIDDVFTVIADTKWECTALLCDDCGIHPTAEARLNVFEKIMARAKEYGIDPSRLHIDPLVEMVCASEEGIKMLVKLIGEIKRRYPNIHVTGAVSNVSFNLPVRRVVNQAFTVLAMNAGMDSAILDPTNKDLMGMIYATDGLLGNDEYFIEYIGAFREGIFGNKK, from the coding sequence TTGATAATTATCGGTGAGAAAATAAATGGTTCTATTCCTTCAGTAGCAAAGGCAATAGCAGAAAGAGATGAAGAGTTCATAAAAAATCTGGCAAGAATACAGTCAGATGCAAAAGCGAACTATATTGATGTCTGCGCATCCGTAGATGACGACATTGAGCTGGAAACGATGAAATGGCTAATAGACCAGGTACAGGAAGTTACCAATACTCCAATAGCTGTAGACAGTCCAAACGCCAAAATCTGCGCTGAAGCCATAAATTTTTGCAATAAGCCGGGGCTTGTAAATTCTGTTTCTTTGGAAGGCAGCAAAATAGACGATGTATTTACCGTGATAGCTGACACCAAGTGGGAATGTACGGCTTTATTATGCGATGACTGCGGGATTCATCCAACCGCTGAAGCCAGGCTAAATGTTTTTGAAAAAATCATGGCAAGGGCAAAGGAATATGGAATAGACCCTTCCAGACTGCATATAGATCCTCTTGTGGAAATGGTTTGTGCTTCGGAGGAGGGTATAAAAATGCTGGTAAAACTCATCGGCGAGATAAAGAGAAGGTATCCAAATATCCATGTAACGGGAGCGGTGAGCAATGTCTCATTTAACCTGCCGGTCAGAAGAGTGGTCAATCAAGCATTTACGGTTCTTGCCATGAATGCGGGTATGGACAGCGCCATACTGGATCCTACGAACAAAGATCTCATGGGGATGATATATGCAACAGATGGCCTCTTGGGCAATGATGAGTACTTTATCGAGTATATAGGAGCTTTCAGAGAAGGTATATTTGGGAATAAAAAGTAA
- the purE gene encoding 5-(carboxyamino)imidazole ribonucleotide mutase encodes MKPLVGIIMGSDSDLPVMEQAAEILDQFSISYEMTIVSAHRTPDRLYSYAKSAVDRGLKVIIAGAGGAAHLPGMVASLTSLPVIGVPVKSRTLDGVDSLYSIVQMPPGVPVATVAINGAKNAGILAAQILATSDDAIYASVDKYKKDLESMVLEKAQKMENK; translated from the coding sequence ATGAAACCACTGGTAGGAATTATAATGGGCAGCGATTCAGATTTGCCGGTTATGGAACAGGCTGCAGAAATCCTAGACCAATTCTCCATCTCTTATGAAATGACCATCGTATCAGCTCACAGAACTCCAGACAGGCTCTATAGCTATGCAAAGAGCGCAGTGGATAGAGGCCTAAAGGTTATAATCGCCGGTGCCGGAGGAGCAGCGCACCTTCCTGGAATGGTGGCTTCCCTGACATCATTACCTGTGATAGGAGTCCCTGTAAAGAGCCGTACCTTAGATGGAGTTGACTCACTATACTCAATCGTTCAAATGCCTCCGGGCGTGCCTGTTGCCACAGTAGCGATAAACGGTGCAAAAAACGCCGGCATACTGGCTGCACAGATACTTGCAACTAGCGATGATGCCATATATGCAAGTGTAGACAAATATAAGAAAGATTTAGAATCAATGGTGCTTGAGAAGGCTCAGAAGATGGAAAATAAATAG
- a CDS encoding 5-(carboxyamino)imidazole ribonucleotide synthase — MEINYLSKKIGIIGGGQLGKMMINEASKLGISTAILDPGIDCPASPLANEAIVAAFNDKAALEELAKKTDVLTCEFEHISTEALKYLEDHGYIVYPKAKSLEAIQNKYQQKKLLQDNSIPLGPFKKADSTESIKAAAAEYGYPLMVKSASGAYDGKGNYLVTSEEEISEAYSSLNGDENLLYVEQFIPFTKEISVLCCRTMNGEIVVYPVAENIHRDSILYETIAPANITDKQTQDAEKLAKEICHMFDGVGMFCVEMFVHENGDILVNEVAPRPHNSGHYTIEACITSQFENHVRAVLGLPLGKTDLHSPVVMRNLLGEDGHEGIPLVKGVSEALAYPGLTLHIYGKSTTKPQRKMGHFTVLAKTVEEALSTADQAQSVLKIISEKTPKG, encoded by the coding sequence ATGGAAATCAACTATCTATCAAAAAAAATAGGTATAATAGGCGGAGGCCAGCTGGGCAAGATGATGATAAACGAAGCATCCAAGCTTGGGATCAGCACTGCAATTTTAGATCCCGGAATTGACTGCCCCGCATCCCCGCTAGCCAACGAGGCAATCGTAGCAGCCTTTAATGACAAGGCTGCCCTGGAAGAGCTTGCCAAGAAAACAGACGTCTTGACCTGTGAGTTTGAACATATTTCAACAGAAGCACTAAAATACTTGGAGGATCATGGTTATATCGTCTATCCCAAAGCTAAAAGCCTCGAGGCAATCCAAAATAAGTACCAGCAAAAAAAGCTTCTCCAGGATAACTCCATCCCTTTGGGTCCATTTAAAAAAGCAGATTCCACTGAATCCATAAAAGCCGCTGCCGCCGAATACGGGTACCCTCTTATGGTTAAAAGTGCTTCAGGAGCCTACGACGGAAAGGGAAACTACCTGGTAACTTCTGAAGAAGAAATCTCAGAAGCATACAGCTCTTTAAATGGTGATGAAAATCTTCTTTATGTGGAGCAGTTTATCCCTTTTACAAAAGAAATTTCAGTTTTATGCTGTCGAACAATGAATGGAGAAATAGTCGTCTATCCTGTTGCCGAAAACATACATAGAGACAGCATTTTATATGAAACTATCGCTCCAGCAAATATAACCGATAAACAGACGCAAGATGCTGAAAAACTGGCAAAAGAAATCTGTCATATGTTTGATGGAGTGGGCATGTTTTGCGTTGAGATGTTCGTTCATGAAAATGGTGATATATTAGTAAATGAAGTCGCTCCGAGACCTCACAACTCAGGTCATTATACTATTGAAGCCTGCATTACCTCGCAATTTGAAAATCATGTGAGGGCCGTTCTTGGTCTTCCTCTTGGTAAAACAGATTTGCACAGCCCCGTGGTCATGAGAAATTTATTGGGTGAAGATGGTCACGAAGGCATACCCTTAGTAAAGGGTGTATCCGAGGCATTGGCTTATCCGGGACTGACGCTACATATATACGGCAAGTCCACTACAAAGCCCCAGCGGAAAATGGGACATTTTACCGTATTGGCAAAGACAGTCGAAGAAGCTTTAAGCACTGCTGATCAAGCTCAATCAGTTTTAAAAATCATATCTGAAAAAACACCGAAAGGATGA